aaaaaattgatctttagacatatgaatcgatttttaggaattaatatgagaatcgatttagaattgggaaatcaatttttttcaacagGCCTAGTCGTTATTTTTACCACCTCGTGGGGAGCTTTTTAGTGGCGCGGCAGGACAAAGATGGCCACATTTACCTGTTTACGTTGTCTTTCTTTGTCCACCCCTGCAGCATTCGCCGTGGTTACCAAGTGTACAAGCAGGTGTGTTCAGCCTGCCACAGTATGGAGTACCTGGCCTTCAGAAACCTGGTTGGAGTGTCCCACACAGAGGAGGAGGTGAAGACCATAGCGGAGGAGGTGAGCTGGTTTTAGGACTGCATGTGTAGTACCAGGTTCTGCCAGCAGAGGGCGACGTCTGCTCGTGTTTCCTGGTGCGTTTTGAAGCTTTTTGACCAGTTATCTTGTGTGATGTGTTGAGGTCGAGGTGGTGGACGGTCCTGATGAGAGTGGGGAGATGTTCACCCGGCCAGGAAAGCTGTCTGACTACTTCCCCAAGCCCTACCCGAACCCGGAGGCAGCACGCGTCGCCAACAACGGAGCCCTCCCTCCAGACCTCAGTTACATCATCAACGCCAGGTAATTTCTGTGAGATTTCAAACGTCCCAAAATCATTTCAAATGTtgatattagggatgggcggtgtggactaaaaaatgtatcaagataatttctggcatttatcccgataacgataaaaatgacaattaaaaaaataccaattcaactccatctttttaactataaatctatcaccacattcagtctttggagccccaagaacactgctctaaaagaatactaaatgctactaaactacaccaattaaattgaattaataaaaaccaattaaattagtacacctgtactgcaaaactgtaatgactcaaatgaaacaagtttgaaatgtaagaacagattcaacatttattcaaactgtatggcttaaacagtgggataacagtgcaaacagcaaaagtcccattgtccttcaagttttcctagcttataaaatcacaaagtagaggaaaaaaaatacaacctgataaataaacaggacaaataaataaaagttgactgaaaataaatccaatcagtgatgacttcttctaatataaataaaatgtgcaaattaacctgtggttggaacatgccacaaattaggtactattgcaattttttttcgtaatagtcaaacgttatatcaaaatgtaacaaccatttccctCTGTTGAGTAACAAAATAGTGCAAAAGACAACATGATGAAGAACAAAAATATATAGCCATactttgcactcactgtttttttgcagactctgcatataatatatgatgtttgctcctcgtcactctttttaaatccaaaccatcaggctttacacaaaaacgtcaacgggaatttatcgtttttaccgcgagatgacaaattcttaccgtggggaatttctttgacggtatatcgtgaacggtaaaatatcgcccattcctagttgaTATAACTGGTTTTCCATCCCTCTTCCCCCTGCAGACATGGTGGAGAGGACTACGTGTTCAGCCTGCTGACGGGCTACTGCGAGCCGCCTGCAGGAGTGGCGGTTAGAGAAGGGCTCTACTACAACCCCTACTTCCCCGGCCAGGCCATCGGCATGGCGCCGCCCATCTACAACGAGGTGCTGGAGTTCGACGATGGTGAGGAAACTTTGTGTAACCTACAAAACCCTCAAGTTACACACGAGCACGGCACTGAAAGGTTTTCTCCTGTCGCTATAGGAACTCCTGCCACCATGAGTCAGGTTGCTAAGGATGTGTGCACCTTCCTGAGATGGGCCTCCGAGCCGGAGCACGATCAACGCAAACGCATGGGCCTGAAGGTACGGTGCACGTTGCTTtcatcaacgaaaattatgagtAAATATCggcgtcaacgaacctttatcacctgaggaaaacgagacgataCGCAGCgaaaaaatgctggtcatgtgacgatagcGATAATTAAATGTCCTACGTTGACGTACGTCGACACGTACA
This genomic window from Cololabis saira isolate AMF1-May2022 chromosome 8, fColSai1.1, whole genome shotgun sequence contains:
- the LOC133448262 gene encoding cytochrome c1, heme protein, mitochondrial — translated: MAALRVTVLSGSGKVLLSLPKALTAPKAHMSFASLPSKRRVALTTLGVVAAGGAGLALMLHQSVKASDLELHPPNYPWSHAGPLSSLDHGSIRRGYQVYKQVCSACHSMEYLAFRNLVGVSHTEEEVKTIAEEVEVVDGPDESGEMFTRPGKLSDYFPKPYPNPEAARVANNGALPPDLSYIINARHGGEDYVFSLLTGYCEPPAGVAVREGLYYNPYFPGQAIGMAPPIYNEVLEFDDGTPATMSQVAKDVCTFLRWASEPEHDQRKRMGLKLLMGAGIIIPLLYYMKRHRWSVLKSRKIAYRPPK